The following is a genomic window from Chloroflexota bacterium.
ACCCCGGCACCGGCGGCTCCGGGTGCGGGGGCGACCGGGCAGTTCACGGGACCCGTCATCACGACTCGCTTCGGCGACACGGAGGTCCAGATGACGCTCGCCAAGGGCCGGATCACGGACGTCCAGGCGGTCGTCCTGCCGAGCGATGGACGTTCCGGCTTCATCTCGCAGACGGTCGCACCGATCCTCCAGAGTGAGGCGCTGCAGGCCCAGAGCGCCCAGATCGACATCGTGTCCGGCGCGACGTACACGAGCGATGCGTACGCCCAGTCGCTCCAGGGCGCGCTGGACCAGGCCCATGGCTGAGGCGGCGACTGCGACTGCGATCCGGCGCGTCGAACGGATCATGGGTACCGTGATCGGCATCCATGTCGTCTGGCCGGCGGTGCCGTCCAGCGTCGTCGAAGCAGCGTTCGCCGATCTCCGCGAGATCGACGAGCGGTTCAGCCCGTTCAACGCGGACAGCGAGGTGAGTCGGCTCATCCGGGGCGACATCGACGAGTCGGACGTGAGCCCAGAGCTCGCGGACCTGCTCGGACTCTGCGAGGACGTGCGCCGCCTCAGTAGCGGCTTCTTCGACGCTCGTCGTCATCGGATCGACGGCCGCCCGGATCCGACCGGCATCGTCAAGGGGTGGGCCGTGGAGCGAGCGGCCAGGCTGCTCGGATTCGCCGGCGCGGAGTCGTTCGCGATCAACGCCGGCGGGGATATCGCAGTCCGCGGTGAGCCCGCTCCTGGGCGACCATGGCGGGTGGGGATCCGCCATCCGCTCGAGGCGGACCGGGTCGCGCGAGTCCTCGCCGTCCGAGATGCCGCCGTCGCGACCTCCGGCACGTATGAGCGCGGCACGCACATCGTCGACCCCAGGACCGGACTGCCGTCACGCGGCCTGCTGAGCATGACGGTCGTCGGGCCGAGTCTCACTTACGCGGACGCGTTCGCCACGGCCGCATTCGCGATGGGCCCGGACGGTGTCGCGTGGGTGGCGCGTCAACCCGGGTATGGCGCGTTCGCGGTGACGGAGGATCGGCGGGCGGTCTGGACGCCGCTCGTGGATCGCCTGCTCGCCTGACGGATCAGGCAGCGGCGGGGCAGCCAGTCTCGTCGGGCAGCATCGGATGGGGGATGACGGTGTACGTCGCACCGCCCGAGGTCCAGCCGCTGATCTGGGTCGCGCGCTCGAGGAGCGGGCGGAGAGTGGCGAGATCGCCACCGCGGACGACGCCGCAACGTGTCCCGGCCAGTGTTCCTGGGGCAGGCTCGCCGAAGGCGGCGAGCGGCGTTGCGAGGGGCCAGGCGATCGAAGGCCGCGCCAGCCCGGCATCGCCGACCGAAGGCTCGCCAGGCGTCACGTACAGCCGGATCGCCGCGTAGGTGTACGGACCACCCTGTCCGTCGACGGCGGCGCCGACGGTAGCCGGCAGGTCGCTCGCAGCGGCCTGGAAGGCCCGCAGCTTCGCCCGCGCTGCGGCAGTCGCGGGATCGAGGTTCGTGTCCTCGGGCGCCTCGCCGAGCGCGTAGGCGGTGATCCGGTGCTGCACCCCGTCGGCGACGACGGTGAACGCCGTCGTCGCCGCGTCGGCGATGCCGGTCGCGTCGAACCGCGCGTCCGGACCGAGCAGGCCGTCCGTGGCGGCCAGGACGAGCAGCGTCTGAATACCGGCCTCGGAGATTCTCGTCACCTGGAGATTCGGGAGTGCCGGGCCCGGGTAGATCATCTCCACGGGGCCCTCCGTGATCACGGAGCCGTCGCCGTAGATCGAGATGGATGGATAACGATTCATGAGGACCTGCGGGGGAACGAAGCCGCCCTCGAGCTCGATCCGGATGACGAGGTCGGCAGCGCCGCGTCGATGCGCGATCGTCGGACCGTTGGATCCGCGGTCCGGCGAGGTCCCAGGGCCGATCGACGGCGAGCCGGGAGCGGGCGCCGGGCCGCCGGCGACGGAACACCCGGCAAGGAGTACGGCAACGATCGTGAGGGCGGCCGGCCAGCCGGCGGAGCGGTGGGCCGCATGAGACGGCGACGACCAGGACATGGACGAGGACCCCGTTGCTCACCGCGCATGGCGCGCGGCGTTCGCCCGGAGACGTTCCGCCAGGTCACGCGGTTCCGGCGACGTGCCGCGGTCGCGCGGCTCGTCAGCTCCGGTCAGGTCCGGTCAGCTCCCGTCGACGAGGAACTTCGCGATCCGGCTGCGTCGGTTCGGGGTGAGCGTCCGCTGGGCTGGCAGCGATCCCAGCCACGCGGGGATCTGGCCATCGGTGATCACGGCGCACGTGGGAGTCCGGCGAAGCGAGGCATCCGGGGCGATGAGCGCGGCGTGGACCTTGAGGACGAAGTCGCGGTCGTCAGACGCGAACCAGGCCCGAACGCGGTCCGCGTCGCGGCTCGCTCGATCGAGCGGGTTCTCGATCGGGACCCAGCCTCCGTCGCGGAGGCGAGCCTCCCAGCGTCCGTCGCGATGGCGGGTCACCTCGGATGGCGGGGCGGTCGCGAGGATGGCGAGGCCATGCGGCCCGAGCACGATGCGGGGGACGACCGTCCCGTCCGGGAGTCGGACGCGGTCGGTCACGGCGAAGTCATCGCCAAGGCGGGCGGCGAGACCGGTGCTCGATCGCGAGCCTCGACGAGCTGCGGAGCGATCGACGACGTCGCGCAGGCGCACTGCTCCTATGGCGACAAGGGTGAACGGGAGCAACACGGCGCCGAACCAGCCGGCGACACCGGCGATCGTCGGGATCGCCGTCTGACGGGCGGACAGCTCGATGGTCCCGAGGATGGGCGTGGCGAGGTCGAGCCAGCCAACGCCGACGCCGGCGACGAGCAGCAACCCACCGGACAGGGAACGGATCGCGGTCGCCGCTGCGGTGTCGGCGGAGATCCGCGGGTCGCGTCGGGGGGTGAGCGCGTGCACGACCGAAGGATGACGGACGCTCACGCGGAGCGGCACCCGGACTTCGGGCGGCGGGCGATGGGTCGATGGGCCCGGTGCGACGCGGCACCGCCCTGACCGACGGGGCCGGCCGGGATGACGCCCGTACCATTGTGACCGCGGGCGCCGCCAGCGATGCTCGCCTCGTCGCCGGGAGATCATGCCCGGCGCGGAGGCATCATCTGTGTCCATCGCGCACCGACCGGCTCGTGTTCCGCTCGCCCGCCTCTGGCGGTCCGTCGCGGCGGCGGCACTGCTGCTCGCGGCCCTGGTGGGGCCGACGCTCGGCGACGAAAGCCGGGCCGCCCTCTACGACGCGAGCGTCTCGCCGCGAACGGCGTCGCCTGGAGACCTGATCACCTTCGCGGTCACCTATCGGGTCGGGGAGACCAACGGGACGGGCAGCGTCCTCGTCGTCATCGATGGCACCGGGCAGGCGATGACGGCCGGAGCGTCGATGGGCCACGGCAGCGTGCGCTACACGTTCGCCACC
Proteins encoded in this region:
- a CDS encoding FMN-binding protein, encoding MPILPRRALIAIATTAVALALVLSFRTPDMTITRSSGLAIVGPASPAPTAGGQTAPNPAPAAGGAAAGSGGSGGGASGTVSSAPTTPAPAAPGAGATGQFTGPVITTRFGDTEVQMTLAKGRITDVQAVVLPSDGRSGFISQTVAPILQSEALQAQSAQIDIVSGATYTSDAYAQSLQGALDQAHG
- a CDS encoding FAD:protein FMN transferase; amino-acid sequence: MRRVERIMGTVIGIHVVWPAVPSSVVEAAFADLREIDERFSPFNADSEVSRLIRGDIDESDVSPELADLLGLCEDVRRLSSGFFDARRHRIDGRPDPTGIVKGWAVERAARLLGFAGAESFAINAGGDIAVRGEPAPGRPWRVGIRHPLEADRVARVLAVRDAAVATSGTYERGTHIVDPRTGLPSRGLLSMTVVGPSLTYADAFATAAFAMGPDGVAWVARQPGYGAFAVTEDRRAVWTPLVDRLLA